The Pochonia chlamydosporia 170 chromosome 1, whole genome shotgun sequence genome window below encodes:
- a CDS encoding fungal transcriptional regulatory protein (similar to Metarhizium robertsii ARSEF 23 XP_011411700.1), giving the protein MEVSILPPTLGCFDVGFASIPPSVVSRCVSHAKRPSQRRPDLLSKPGGNDAQYTAAAPNTQTESRLLSLPLEIRLLIYDWVYRMSPIEKTIPHEAYPIPAPRSHHTRLVQDEEELQPECRKKLGGRGLLCQERFYNHIPCNLLRLNRQIYVEARTIPFHSNEFVFDNWFSSGLVAASTMVTDVFETWQTRAMRFARIGTDQKDFRDDFGLGLWRKLSTEWRDSLRGLKVLIHVSKDAVSEDTNLLDVLDGLAERWVVDGYLAEMKALERLEVELSTPPWCSDTDKLAWCRALQLLLECRDSHADVVCVQCDPDR; this is encoded by the coding sequence ATGGAAGTTTCCATCTTGCCGCCGACGCTGGGATGTTTCGATGTTGGATTTGCAAGTATACCACCCAGTGTGGTATCTAGATGTGTCTCGCACGCGAAGAGGCCGTCACAGCGAAGGCCAGACCTTCTGAGCAAACCTGGAGGGAACGATGCACAATACACAGCTGCTGCTCCTAACACGCAGACAGAGTCTCGTCTGTTGTCATTACCCCTGGAGATCCGACTGCTGATATACGACTGGGTATACAGAATGAGCCCAATTGAAAAGACGATACCGCATGAAGCATATCCTATTCCCGCGCCAAGATCACATCACACACGTCTAGttcaagatgaagaagagctcCAACCAGAGTGTCGAAAAAAACTTGGCGGTCGTGGCCTGCTTTGTCAAGAGCGATTCTACAACCACATTCCGTGTAATTTACTACGACTTAATCGCCAAATATACGTGGAGGCCAGAACTATACCGTTTCATAGCAATGAGTTCGTCTTCGATAACTGGTTCTCGTCCGGCTTAGTTGCAGCGTCGACAATGGTGACGGATGTGTTTGAGACGTGGCAGACAAGAGCTATGCGCTTTGCAAGAATTGGTACAGATCAAAAGGATTTTCGTGACGACTTCGGCTTAGGGTTGTGGAGGAAGTTGAGCACAGAATGGCGAGATAGTCTTCGTGGCTTAAAGGTGTTGATTCATGTCTCGAAAGATGCCGTATCTGAGGACACGAATCTGCTTGATGTGCTTGACGGATTGGCTGAGCGTTGGGTGGTTGACGGGTACTTGGCTGAGATGAAGGCTTTAGAACGGCTGGAAGTTGAGCTTTCCACACCGCCTTGGTGCTCAGATACGGATAAACTGGCCTGGTGCAGAGCTCTCCAGTTGCTGCTGGAGTGTCGTGACTCACATGCTGATGTGGTTTGCGTTCAGTGTGACCCTGACAGGTAG